A single genomic interval of uncultured Desulfobulbus sp. harbors:
- a CDS encoding OmpA family protein, translated as MKTRLILVSIAGVAAYVVLANFNSKIIRESSLPKPTPPAISHTQPVVDQPQPGVAPTRQHVTEPQPRVIEKPAADREPVPQEMTGKEPETKPAAPTEVVVQAVAVEPGAEVKKLEQDVATREQQIAQLIKAQEAIKAKYEELLAKALQESKPDQDLEAKLAEKSQQIATLISDNKQLNQELATAKATTGELNDLLNEAKAAASLAKKTLVEKVALLGQSDLQKNKQEAQIEELKTQLTTLQQANQLTDEKMVALTKENQALSAKLEEMLNQSKRAEESLKAELAAATAKQQQTEQSLATLQETLGQKEVQISQLSEAKQAKEEAYQQKAAELDKTLYTIQALRQEISSQPQAVATVQQLLDARTAELAELKQNTAAQVRTTEQQLKELQASSNEQIQNLTAEKQSLSDQLAALQKNVGTNEEEVSGLKALAASTQKALEEKTALVGDLEQQLKARVAELEALQAQVTDTSGKIEQGKESLEKNQALIDEQKTRIAALEQQVQEEHSAKEALQAELNNVNGQLQTAQGKQAEAENALNTLKQAVANKEQQIAELSKVSEELQTELKNVKLQLQAANAKEIVSDNAINTYKQTVADKELQITALSTTKEKLQAELKQAVDQLQAANAQQGDSETTVSGLQKTLSVKEVRIAELAQAIETLKSQLKEATDKLEAAATKQSETDTTVEGLKQAVAEKEQQIEQAAKADESLKTELNNTVEKLQAATAEQADLKTTVAALQESVAAKEQQIEALGKTAESLQAELNAASEKLQAAHAQQTANGESVSKLQQALSEKEQQIEQMNAATEALQKELKDTGDKLQVATAKQVDTDNAMAALKQAVTEKEQQIEQMSVATENLQKELKDAGDKLQAATANQDDTESTTAALKQALNEKEQQINQMNAATTALQAELKDATDKLQAATAKQAEIDKAMAALRQAASEKEQQISQMNAAAAALQAELKDATDKLQAAAAKQAETDNALAGFQQTVSEKEQRIEKMNAAAEALQAELKDASDKLQAATAKQTETESAMAGLQQAASEKEQQIEKMNAAAEALQAELKDASDKLQAATAKQTETESAMAGLQQAASEKEQQIEKMNSAAEALQAELKDASDKLQAATAKQTETESAMAGLQQAVSEKEQQIEKMNSAAEALQAELKDASDKLQAATAKQTETESAMAALKQAVSEKEQQIEQMTAATTVLQAALKDATDKLQTATAKQAETDNALAGLQQTVSEKEQQIAEAKTTAEALKQANAEKETLIAQIRTNAESMQTELNSLKEQSLAASTKQAETEQNLSALQQGLSEKEAQIAELTQQKSAQEKELQEKTEALNAATQSVEALRQQVEAHPQAIAGLQQALEGKSAEMQQLKDAAAASFDELKGQLAALQQSSEEQQKKLSESQAAAEAAQAEVEKLQAALEETKGNLAAALADKEKSKELAAQLTAANDEKIGLASQLQALRDDNKRLLNIKTSFDKHEEAVSKAKAALANFAALQTQNTDLVQQLEQKQTALNEALQKAAELGALQSKVSELTTQAENSATALQQMETAKAEAESQLAVAQAQIQEHESLKKSLEEKTAALAEAEGKLQDRGESSEQLESLKAKLAESEQAKQAAEVKAAESQAAISQLNQSLNANGEKLQAMQTELAAAHDKIRALSDTSAQQAQTEQVDALKQQVASLHEQVSQMEANAATMKTELDTAAAASQVKNEEAQAAAKRVAELVTENEALRQQLEAEKTAMEQKPVEPAAPATAPPQVEPEKGEEAAPVQVMADQDKDGVADKADLCDNSKIGTKVNALGCPAGQGIVIEGVNFKSGTALFTPESEKPLNRIIAVLKEVPELKVEVAGYTDSAGNAQYNLALSKQRSQAVATYFGSKGIDTKRLVVSGYGQDNPIADNRTAAGRQKNRRVELHPLHP; from the coding sequence ATGAAAACCCGTCTGATACTCGTCTCCATTGCCGGTGTTGCCGCCTATGTTGTGCTCGCCAACTTCAACAGTAAAATCATCAGGGAATCCTCACTCCCCAAGCCCACCCCGCCGGCGATTTCCCACACCCAGCCTGTGGTGGATCAGCCCCAGCCTGGCGTTGCTCCGACGAGGCAGCATGTGACGGAACCCCAGCCCCGGGTGATCGAAAAACCTGCAGCGGACAGGGAGCCAGTTCCCCAGGAGATGACTGGCAAAGAGCCAGAAACCAAGCCTGCGGCACCGACTGAGGTTGTGGTGCAGGCGGTAGCGGTGGAGCCCGGTGCCGAAGTCAAGAAGTTGGAGCAGGATGTCGCCACCAGGGAGCAACAGATCGCCCAGTTGATCAAGGCCCAGGAGGCGATCAAAGCCAAGTATGAAGAACTCTTGGCCAAAGCCCTGCAGGAATCAAAACCTGATCAGGACCTTGAGGCAAAGCTCGCTGAAAAATCACAACAAATTGCAACCCTGATCAGCGACAACAAACAGCTGAATCAAGAGCTCGCCACCGCCAAGGCCACCACGGGTGAGCTGAACGATCTTCTCAACGAAGCCAAGGCGGCCGCGTCCTTGGCCAAGAAGACGCTGGTGGAAAAAGTAGCGCTTCTTGGTCAGTCCGATCTGCAAAAAAACAAGCAGGAGGCACAGATCGAGGAGCTGAAAACACAGCTCACCACCCTGCAGCAGGCCAACCAGCTGACCGACGAAAAAATGGTGGCACTGACCAAGGAAAATCAGGCTTTGTCGGCAAAGCTTGAGGAGATGCTCAACCAGTCCAAGCGAGCCGAGGAGTCGCTCAAGGCTGAATTGGCAGCGGCTACGGCCAAGCAACAGCAAACCGAGCAATCCCTGGCTACCTTGCAGGAAACACTGGGCCAGAAAGAGGTGCAGATCAGCCAGTTGAGCGAGGCGAAACAGGCCAAGGAAGAGGCATACCAACAAAAGGCCGCCGAGCTCGACAAAACCTTGTACACCATCCAGGCCCTTCGCCAGGAGATATCCTCCCAGCCCCAGGCGGTGGCAACCGTGCAACAGCTGCTCGATGCCCGCACTGCAGAACTCGCGGAACTGAAGCAAAATACTGCAGCCCAGGTGCGTACAACCGAGCAGCAGCTCAAGGAACTGCAGGCATCGAGCAATGAACAAATCCAGAACCTGACCGCCGAAAAGCAGAGCTTAAGCGATCAACTGGCCGCTTTGCAGAAAAATGTCGGAACCAATGAAGAAGAAGTCTCCGGTCTGAAGGCCCTGGCCGCCTCCACCCAGAAGGCCCTTGAGGAAAAAACGGCCCTTGTTGGGGACCTTGAGCAGCAGTTGAAGGCGCGGGTAGCGGAGCTTGAGGCCTTGCAGGCACAGGTCACTGACACAAGCGGAAAAATCGAGCAGGGCAAGGAATCGCTGGAAAAGAACCAGGCCCTGATCGATGAGCAAAAAACCCGTATTGCGGCCCTGGAGCAGCAGGTGCAGGAGGAGCATAGCGCCAAGGAGGCTTTGCAGGCGGAACTCAATAACGTCAACGGTCAGTTGCAGACTGCCCAGGGAAAACAGGCTGAGGCCGAAAACGCGCTCAACACCCTGAAGCAGGCCGTGGCCAATAAGGAGCAGCAGATTGCCGAGTTGAGCAAGGTCAGCGAAGAACTGCAGACCGAACTGAAAAACGTCAAGCTCCAGCTCCAGGCGGCAAATGCCAAGGAGATCGTCAGCGACAACGCAATCAACACCTACAAGCAGACCGTTGCCGATAAAGAGCTGCAAATTACTGCGTTATCGACAACAAAGGAAAAACTTCAGGCAGAACTGAAGCAGGCCGTTGATCAGCTCCAGGCGGCAAACGCCCAACAAGGCGATAGCGAGACGACGGTGAGCGGCCTGCAAAAAACGCTCAGCGTCAAGGAGGTGCGAATTGCGGAGCTGGCACAGGCCATCGAAACACTGAAGAGCCAACTCAAAGAGGCGACAGATAAGCTTGAGGCGGCTGCCACCAAACAGAGCGAGACCGACACCACCGTGGAAGGCCTCAAGCAGGCAGTTGCCGAAAAGGAGCAGCAGATCGAACAGGCGGCCAAGGCTGACGAGAGTCTGAAAACCGAGCTGAACAACACGGTCGAGAAACTCCAGGCAGCAACTGCGGAACAGGCTGACCTGAAGACCACCGTTGCCGCACTCCAGGAATCTGTCGCCGCCAAAGAACAGCAGATTGAAGCCTTAGGCAAAACCGCCGAGTCCCTTCAGGCGGAATTGAACGCTGCAAGCGAAAAACTGCAGGCAGCGCATGCGCAACAGACTGCAAATGGTGAATCTGTCAGCAAACTCCAGCAGGCCCTCAGCGAAAAGGAACAGCAGATCGAACAGATGAACGCAGCGACTGAGGCCCTGCAGAAGGAACTCAAAGACACTGGCGACAAACTCCAGGTGGCAACTGCAAAACAGGTCGATACCGACAACGCCATGGCAGCGCTCAAGCAGGCTGTCACTGAAAAAGAGCAGCAGATCGAACAGATGAGCGTAGCTACTGAGAATCTGCAGAAAGAACTCAAAGATGCAGGCGACAAACTCCAGGCAGCAACCGCAAATCAGGATGACACCGAGAGCACCACGGCAGCGCTCAAGCAGGCCCTCAATGAAAAGGAACAACAGATTAACCAGATGAACGCCGCGACCACGGCTCTCCAGGCTGAGCTCAAGGACGCAACCGACAAACTCCAGGCGGCGACCGCAAAGCAGGCGGAGATCGACAAGGCCATGGCAGCGCTCAGACAGGCCGCCAGCGAGAAAGAGCAGCAGATTAGCCAGATGAACGCAGCGGCGGCGGCTCTCCAGGCTGAGCTCAAAGACGCAACCGACAAACTCCAGGCAGCGGCCGCAAAGCAGGCAGAGACCGACAACGCCCTGGCAGGCTTCCAGCAGACCGTCAGCGAAAAGGAGCAGCGGATCGAGAAGATGAACGCCGCGGCTGAGGCTCTCCAGGCTGAGCTCAAAGACGCCTCCGACAAGCTCCAGGCGGCGACCGCAAAACAGACCGAGACCGAAAGCGCCATGGCAGGCCTCCAGCAGGCTGCCAGCGAAAAGGAGCAGCAGATCGAGAAGATGAACGCCGCGGCTGAGGCTCTCCAGGCTGAGCTCAAAGACGCCTCCGACAAGCTCCAGGCGGCGACCGCAAAACAGACCGAGACCGAAAGCGCCATGGCAGGCCTCCAGCAGGCTGCCAGCGAAAAGGAGCAGCAGATCGAGAAGATGAACTCGGCGGCTGAGGCTCTCCAGGCTGAGCTCAAAGACGCCTCCGACAAGCTCCAGGCGGCGACCGCAAAACAGACCGAGACCGAAAGCGCCATGGCAGGCCTCCAGCAGGCTGTCAGTGAAAAGGAACAGCAGATCGAGAAGATGAACTCGGCGGCTGAGGCTCTCCAGGCTGAGCTCAAAGACGCCTCCGACAAGCTCCAGGCGGCGACCGCAAAACAGACCGAGACCGAAAGCGCCATGGCAGCGCTCAAGCAGGCTGTCAGTGAAAAGGAACAGCAGATTGAACAGATGACCGCCGCGACCACGGTTCTCCAGGCTGCACTCAAAGACGCAACCGACAAGCTCCAGACGGCGACCGCTAAGCAGGCAGAGACTGACAATGCCTTGGCAGGTCTCCAGCAGACTGTCAGCGAAAAGGAACAACAGATTGCTGAGGCAAAAACAACAGCCGAAGCACTGAAACAGGCCAATGCCGAAAAAGAGACCCTGATCGCCCAAATCAGGACCAATGCGGAAAGCATGCAGACCGAGTTGAACTCGCTCAAGGAGCAATCCCTGGCGGCATCCACGAAGCAGGCCGAGACCGAACAGAACCTGAGCGCACTCCAGCAGGGCCTGAGCGAGAAGGAGGCGCAGATTGCCGAGTTGACCCAACAGAAATCAGCCCAGGAAAAGGAACTGCAGGAAAAAACCGAAGCCCTCAATGCAGCCACACAGTCAGTTGAAGCGTTGCGCCAGCAGGTCGAGGCGCATCCGCAGGCCATTGCCGGTCTGCAACAGGCGCTTGAAGGCAAAAGTGCAGAGATGCAGCAGCTGAAGGATGCAGCCGCGGCAAGTTTTGACGAGCTCAAGGGACAACTCGCAGCACTGCAACAGAGCAGTGAGGAGCAACAGAAAAAGCTGAGCGAATCCCAGGCTGCGGCTGAGGCTGCACAGGCTGAGGTGGAAAAACTGCAGGCCGCCCTGGAGGAGACCAAGGGCAACCTGGCTGCCGCCCTGGCCGATAAGGAAAAAAGCAAAGAGTTGGCAGCCCAGCTGACGGCGGCCAATGACGAAAAAATCGGATTGGCCAGCCAGTTGCAAGCCCTCCGCGATGACAACAAACGTCTGCTCAATATCAAGACCTCCTTTGACAAGCATGAGGAGGCTGTGAGCAAGGCAAAGGCAGCGTTGGCCAACTTTGCTGCTCTGCAGACCCAGAACACGGATCTCGTGCAGCAGCTGGAACAAAAACAGACCGCGCTGAACGAGGCGCTCCAGAAGGCGGCTGAACTTGGTGCCCTGCAAAGCAAGGTCAGCGAACTCACCACCCAGGCCGAGAACAGTGCGACAGCGCTGCAGCAGATGGAAACGGCCAAGGCTGAAGCAGAGAGTCAATTGGCCGTGGCCCAGGCGCAGATTCAGGAACACGAATCCCTGAAAAAATCCCTTGAAGAGAAGACTGCCGCCCTGGCGGAGGCTGAGGGAAAGCTGCAGGATCGCGGTGAATCCTCAGAACAGCTTGAGAGCCTCAAGGCCAAGCTGGCCGAGAGTGAACAGGCCAAGCAGGCTGCAGAGGTGAAGGCTGCAGAGAGCCAGGCGGCCATTAGCCAGCTGAACCAGAGCCTCAACGCCAACGGGGAAAAACTGCAGGCCATGCAGACCGAGCTGGCTGCAGCCCATGACAAGATCAGGGCGCTCTCCGATACCAGCGCCCAACAGGCGCAAACCGAGCAGGTGGATGCACTCAAACAGCAGGTGGCGAGCCTGCATGAGCAGGTCTCGCAGATGGAAGCAAATGCGGCCACCATGAAAACCGAACTCGACACGGCTGCTGCCGCCTCCCAGGTGAAAAACGAGGAGGCTCAGGCTGCCGCCAAACGGGTTGCAGAGTTGGTGACTGAAAATGAAGCCCTGCGCCAACAGCTCGAGGCCGAAAAGACTGCAATGGAGCAAAAGCCTGTTGAACCTGCCGCTCCGGCAACAGCACCGCCCCAGGTGGAGCCGGAGAAGGGTGAGGAGGCAGCACCTGTGCAGGTCATGGCCGATCAGGATAAGGACGGCGTGGCCGACAAAGCCGACCTCTGCGACAATAGCAAAATAGGCACAAAGGTAAATGCGCTTGGCTGTCCGGCAGGCCAGGGCATTGTCATCGAAGGCGTCAACTTCAAATCGGGAACCGCCCTCTTCACCCCCGAATCAGAAAAACCCCTCAACAGAATCATTGCCGTGCTCAAAGAGGTGCCTGAGTTGAAGGTCGAGGTGGCTGGCTACACCGATTCAGCCGGCAACGCCCAGTACAACCTGGCCCTGAGCAAACAGCGCTCCCAGGCCGTTGCCACCTATTTCGGCAGCAAGGGCATTGACACCAAACGGTTGGTTGTCTCCGGTTATGGTCAGGACAACCCCATTGCCGATAACCGGACCGCGGCAGGTCGGCAGAAAAATCGCCGGGTTGAACTGCATCCGCTGCACCCTTGA
- a CDS encoding DUF445 family protein produces the protein MLTLDSSLLTTLAHPCIGAFIGYLTNRIAIRMLFRPLEPWFLFGLQVPMTPGVIPSKRHVLAENIGEMVGRHLLTSKDIGGAISEEPFQMHLAGLVERRVREIMLRDLGPIGEEIPRKFKAYFKVGVKTLKYQLSDGVNTYLESDQFEMQLRGAIDDRLGTLAQQEINGLLSPENRQGMYLFLVGIIQDLLQGEQVGLWLGDSLAQSLRKAAGQGKSLADLLPQEMVPLIKAIVLEHSTQILEGMGHQVADPLIRGQVISGVLKGVDHFLDTLGPMGAMARGFLEKETLENTINQYLSDKEADLVAWFASPEIQARMRTVLDKAIDALLEKPLGELLARVSDAELTQMSRNAATRLLTLLREEGALNGVSALVHVGMEDLIDGGRMSCTQLGQKFFDKEQGRALREVFFQEVIGLLRSHRTQRLIGTMLGSMVDALINRPIGMVYDLVPHGVRRALNNGLTLTVSRVLLQEVPGVVESLNIKRLVTEKIDGLDLLQLERLLLSIMEEQFKYINLFGAFLGFLLGLINLVLVEFM, from the coding sequence GTGCTCACCCTTGATAGCTCACTCCTGACCACCCTGGCCCATCCCTGCATTGGCGCCTTTATCGGCTACCTGACCAACCGTATCGCCATCCGCATGCTGTTTCGCCCCCTGGAGCCCTGGTTTCTTTTCGGACTGCAGGTACCGATGACGCCGGGCGTCATTCCTTCCAAGCGACATGTCCTCGCGGAGAACATCGGTGAGATGGTGGGGCGTCACCTCCTGACCAGCAAGGATATCGGCGGCGCCATCTCCGAGGAACCCTTCCAAATGCATCTGGCCGGGTTGGTCGAGCGGCGGGTCCGGGAGATCATGCTGCGCGATCTCGGCCCGATTGGCGAGGAGATTCCGCGCAAGTTCAAGGCCTACTTCAAAGTCGGCGTCAAAACGCTGAAATACCAGCTCAGCGATGGCGTCAATACCTATCTCGAGAGTGATCAGTTCGAAATGCAGCTGCGGGGGGCGATTGATGATCGGCTCGGTACCCTGGCGCAGCAGGAGATCAACGGACTGCTGTCCCCGGAGAACAGGCAGGGGATGTACCTCTTTCTGGTGGGAATCATCCAGGATCTCCTCCAGGGGGAGCAGGTGGGGCTGTGGTTGGGCGATTCACTGGCCCAGAGCCTGCGCAAGGCGGCAGGCCAAGGAAAATCCCTGGCCGATCTGCTGCCCCAGGAGATGGTGCCCCTGATCAAGGCCATCGTCCTGGAACACTCCACCCAGATCCTGGAGGGGATGGGGCACCAGGTGGCTGATCCGCTGATTCGGGGGCAGGTCATTTCCGGGGTGTTGAAGGGGGTGGACCATTTTCTCGATACCCTTGGTCCCATGGGGGCCATGGCCCGGGGTTTTCTCGAAAAGGAGACCCTGGAGAATACGATCAACCAGTACCTCTCCGACAAGGAGGCGGATCTTGTTGCCTGGTTTGCCAGTCCGGAGATTCAGGCACGGATGCGGACGGTGCTCGACAAAGCCATCGACGCTCTCCTGGAAAAACCGCTTGGCGAGTTGCTTGCCCGGGTGTCGGATGCGGAACTCACCCAGATGAGTCGCAACGCAGCAACCCGTTTGCTGACCCTTTTACGGGAGGAGGGGGCGCTCAACGGTGTCAGCGCCCTGGTGCATGTGGGCATGGAGGACCTCATCGATGGCGGGCGGATGAGTTGTACTCAGCTGGGGCAAAAATTCTTTGACAAAGAGCAGGGTAGGGCGCTGCGCGAGGTGTTTTTCCAGGAGGTTATTGGCCTGCTTCGTTCCCACAGGACCCAACGGCTCATCGGCACCATGCTTGGCTCCATGGTCGACGCTCTGATCAACCGGCCGATCGGTATGGTCTACGACCTGGTGCCGCACGGCGTGCGACGGGCCCTGAACAATGGGCTCACCCTCACGGTCAGCCGCGTGCTGCTGCAGGAGGTTCCCGGGGTGGTTGAATCCTTGAACATCAAACGGTTGGTCACCGAGAAGATCGATGGTCTCGATTTGCTGCAGCTTGAGCGGCTGCTGCTCTCCATCATGGAGGAACAGTTCAAGTACATCAACCTGTTCGGTGCCTTTTTGGGATTTCTCCTGGGGCTGATCAATCTGGTCCTGGTGGAATTCATGTAA
- a CDS encoding HAD family hydrolase has translation MSYKAVLFDLDGTLLDTLEDLANAGNRVLAAQSLPQHPVDAYRYFVGAGIATLVEKILPPSHRQQEVIQSTVAQFERVYAENWQECTVPYAGIPEMLDRLVAGGLQLAILSNKPDDFTQICVRELLPQWSFQPVFGQRPGVAKKPDPAGALEAAATLGCSPEEVLYVGDTSIDMQTARSAGMRPVGVLWGFRGAEELKASGAAWLISHPQELLSIALSSSR, from the coding sequence ATGAGTTACAAAGCGGTCCTTTTCGACCTTGACGGGACCTTACTCGACACTCTGGAGGATCTGGCCAATGCAGGCAATCGGGTCCTTGCCGCCCAATCGCTTCCCCAGCATCCTGTTGATGCCTACCGCTATTTTGTCGGTGCCGGCATTGCTACCCTGGTGGAGAAAATTCTGCCGCCCAGCCATCGACAGCAAGAGGTGATTCAATCCACAGTCGCCCAGTTTGAACGCGTCTATGCCGAGAACTGGCAGGAGTGCACCGTGCCCTATGCCGGAATTCCGGAGATGCTCGACCGGCTTGTTGCAGGCGGGTTGCAGTTGGCCATTCTTTCCAACAAACCCGATGACTTCACCCAAATATGCGTTCGGGAACTGTTACCGCAGTGGTCCTTTCAACCGGTGTTCGGCCAACGGCCGGGCGTGGCCAAAAAGCCGGATCCGGCGGGAGCCCTGGAAGCTGCGGCAACGCTTGGGTGCAGCCCCGAAGAAGTGCTCTATGTGGGGGATACCTCCATCGACATGCAGACTGCCCGATCCGCGGGGATGCGTCCGGTGGGCGTCCTCTGGGGATTCCGCGGCGCAGAGGAACTCAAGGCCTCCGGTGCCGCCTGGCTGATCAGCCACCCCCAAGAACTGCTGTCCATCGCCCTGTCGTCTTCCCGTTAA